GCATCCGAACATCGAGATCAGGCGCGAGGAGGTGACGCGCATCCAGAGCCCGTGCGTCGTCGCTACCGGGCCGCTCACCTCGGATGCGCTTGCCGAAGCGATTCGCGAGCGCCTTGGCGTCGGTGCCCTCGCGTTCTACGATGCCATCGCGCCGATAGTGTCCCGCGAATCCATTGACGAGTCCATCGCGTTCACGGCATCACGGTACGACCGCGAGACGATGGAGGGCGCGACCGCAGAAGGCTCGTATCTCAACTGCCCGATGAATCGCGAGGAGTACGAAGCGTTCATCGAGGCGCTGACCACCGCCGACCAGTTTCACGGGCATGAGTTCGACGAGGTGCCGTACTTCGAGGGATGCATGCCCGTCGAGGTCGCTGCGAAACGCGGCCCCGACACGCTTCGCTTCGGTCCGCTCAAGCCGGTGGGCCTCACCGATCCGCGTACTGGACGACGCCCGTGGGCGGTGGTGCAGCTCCGGCGCGAGGATCGTAACGGCAACATGTGGAACGTGGTCGGATTTCAGACGCGCCTGAGAATTCCGGAGCAGCAGCGAGTGCTGCGCATGATTCCCGGTCTCGCCGGCGCCGAGTTTCTCCGATACGGCTCGATCCACCGGAACTCGTATCTCAACTCGCCAGCCGCACTCACGCCGCATCTCTCCGCGCGTGACGACGACCGGCTTCTCTTCGCCGGCCAGATCACCGGAGTGGAGGGTTACACGGAAAGCTCGGCTACCGGGCTGCTCGCGGGGATCAATCTCTCCCGCATGCTCGGGGGCGCATCAGTCGAGCTTCCTCCACCGGTGACGATGCTGGGCGCACTGTACCGATACCTGCGTGAGGCCGACCCGAAGCACTTCCAGCCGATGAACGCCAACTTCGGGCTGCTCGACGATCTGCCGGAGCACATCCGGGACAAGAAGCGGAAACGCGAGATGTTCGCTTCGCGCGCGCTGGCGGCGATGACGGAGTGGGCCGACGCGCACGCGCGGGCACCGCAGCATGCGGCTGGCTGAGCGCATGGCGGAGTCGCCCGAGGTCAGCGAGTTCCTTCTGCATCTGGAGAAGGAGCGCGACGTATCGCCCAACACGCTCAAGGCGTACCAGCGCGATCTCGATGAGCTTCTGAAGTATCTCGGGAACTATTACGGCGAACGCGCATGGAGCTGGCAGGGGATTGACCGGCTTGCGCTGCGCGGATTTCTCGCGCACCTCAATCGTCGCAACCTCAGCAAGCGGTCCATCGCGCGCGCCCTCTCGGCGGTACGGAGCTTCTACTCCTGGCTCAACCGCAACGAGATCGTGGACGCCAACCCCGCGCGCGGCGTGAGCAGCCCGAAGCTCGAAAGGTACCTCCCCGGCTATCTCGATCGCGCGCAGACAGATCTGCTGTTTCAAAGCGCCGCGCTGCACGCTCAGGACGGGAAATTCACCGACGTTCGCAACAACGCCATGCTCGAGCTCTTTTACTCGACCGGCATGCGCCTCTCCGAGCTGCGCGGCATCAACCGCGCCGACCTCGATCTCCTGTCGCAGCAGGTGAAAGTGCGAGGCAAGGGAAGGAAGGAGCGCATCATTCCGGTCGGTGATCACGCGTCGCTCGCTCTGCGGAATTACGAATCGAAGCGCGACGAGGTGATGCGGCAGGGAGTGAAGGGCGCCGACCGCACGGCATTCTTTCTCTCGAGTCGCGGGACGCGCATCTCCGTACGCGCGATCCAGAACGCCGTCACCGGATTTCTCGATCGGATAGACGAGGACGCCGGGCTGTCCACGCACTCGCTCCGCCACACTTTCGCCACACATCTCCTCGACGCCGGCGCGGACCTCCGCGCGGTGCAGGAGCTCCTCGGTCACGCGTCCATCTCGACGACCCAGATCTACACCCACACCAGCGTCGAGCGGCTCAAGGAAGTGTACAGGAAGGCGCACCCGCGGGGGGAGTGATCCGACGCCGGACAGCCAGCGTACAAGCACGACAGGATCTTCTCGCGCCGGGCCACAGCCAGCGCCATCTTACGCCGCGGAGGCGCAATGGTTAAGCCGAGGCATCACTGGATCGTCCGGCTCACGCACTGGGTCAATGCGCTCGCGCTCACGATCATGGTGGCGAGCGGGCTCCGCATCTTCAATGCGTATCCGAGATTCGCGCGCCGCGGCGAGACGTTCTGCTGCTATCCCTGGGAAGGGATGCCCATCCCGAAAGCCCTCACCTTCGGCGGCTGGCTCGCCGGAGCCCGAAACTGGCACTTCGCGATGATGTGGCTCCTTGTCGTCAACGGCCTGGTGTACGTCGGCTTCGTCTATCTCCACGGAGAATGGCGCGACCTCGTACCGCGGCGCGGTTTTTTCCGCGACTCGGTGGCGATGCTCCGCTTCTACCTGTTTCTCAGAAAGGATCACCCCGTCCAGGGCAAGCACAACGCGCTGCAGCGCGGCGCCTACTTCATCCTGCCGTGGGCCGGGTTGCTCGCCGTGCTGACGGGAATCGCGATCTGGAAGCCGGTGCAGCTCGCGCCGCTCACCGACCTGTTCGGCGGATACGTGTGGGCGCGCTACTGGCACTTCGTCGCGATGGCATTGCTCGTCGCGCTGAGTGTCGTCCACATCTTCATGGTATTCGCTGTGGATCCCTACTCGCTGCGATCGATCACCACCGGCGGATACAACGAGGAGAATTCGCCGGAAGCGCGCAACGCGCGCCCCTTCCAGAATCTTCTTCCCAACAGATTCCGCCGCCGGCGTGACACTCCGCGCACGCCTTCCGACTCCAGCACCGGAGCACCGGCATGACGATCGACCGCCGCAAATTCGTCACCGTCACCGGCTCGGCGCTTTCTGCCGCGATACTCGCGTCGTGCGATTCGCGCGGGCCGCGATCAGCGGAGCGACTGCTCAGATACGCCGAGCGAAAGAATGAAGCGCTGGAGCGCGCGCTGTTCAGGCATACGTCAATGGACGCACCGCTGGCGGGAGCGCGTCTCGCCGGCAATGCGCTGCCGAGCTACTTCATCTCGAAGACGGTTCCGGTCTGGGACGAGAGCGTGCGAGGAGCGTGGACGCTCGACGTCGGCGGGCTGGTGGACAAGCCGATGCGTCTTACGCTCCAGAACCTGCTCGATCTCCCACGCACACACACGCGTGTGAACCACTACTGCGTCGAGGGTTGGACGGCGGTCGAGCAGTGGACCGGGGTTCGGCTTGCCGATCTGGCGAAGCTCGTCGGAGTGCACCGCGACGCGCAGTACGTGGACTTCGAATCGTTCGACGACGGATTCCACGAAAGCTGGGACATCGAGAGCGCGATGCACCCTCAAACGGTCGTCGCGTACGGCCTCGATGGCCACATGCTGGGCCCCGCCCACGGCGCGCCGGTACGCGTCTTCTCGCCCATCAAGCTCGGCTACAAGAACACCAAGTACCTGACGCGGATCATGTTTCTGCCCAATCGCACCGGCGGGTACTGGAGCGACATGGGGTACGAGTGGTACGGTGGCGTGTAAGACGTCACCGGATGCGCAGTCTCGGCTCCTCGGGGCCGGGGACGTTCTTCGCCTCGGGGGGCGTCTCCATTTCTTCCGTGCGGCGGGCGGCGCCCCTGAACAGGAGCATTTCCCGCAGGTAGGCGCGGTTCAGGATCGCGCCGAGCACGAGTAGCACCACCCCGCTCAGCACGGCGATCGTCCCCCATCGCCAGTTTTCGCTTCCGATCAGGGCGGCGCCGAGGCAGGCGGTGCCCAGCCCGACCAGCCACTCGCCGGCGGTGTCCGGCTCGGCCCGCATGCGCCGCCTTCGCTCGCGAAACGGACGGCTCTGCTCCGGGCTTGCCGCGTCGTATATGATGGCGGCCGCGATGAGCAGGACAATCGCGCCCAGCACTATAGGGATGTACTCCAACCGCATGGGGCCGCCCTCGTTAGTTTTGAACCATGAACAGAACTCTCCCGCGCGTCCGCTCGACCACCATCCTTGGCGTCCGCCGCGACGGCAAGGTCGCCCTCGGCGGCGACGGTCAGGTCTCCGTCGGCGAGACCATCATGAAATCGAACGCGATGAAGGTCCGCACCCTCGCAGGAGGCAAATTGCTGGCCGGATTTGCCGGGGCCGCGGCCGACGCGTTCACGCTCTTCGAAAAATTCGAGGAAAAGCTTCAGCGCCACCCCGGAAATCTGTCCAAGGCGGCCGTAGAGCTGGCCAAGGACTGGCGTAGCGACAGGGTTCTGAGGCGCCTCGAGGCGCTCCTGGCCGTGACCGATGCAGAGAGGGGATTCATCATCTCCGGCACCGGTGACATCATCGAGCCGGACGATGGAGTCCTGGCGATCGGATCCGGGGGAACGTACGCCCTCGCCGCGGCGCGCGCTCTCATCGCGAACACCGATCTTTCCCCGAGCGAGATCGTTCGCAAGGGTCTCATGATTGCATCCGACATCTGCGTTTACACCAACTCGAACATCACAGTGCTGGAACCGACCGCGTGACATCTCCCAGAACACAGAATGCGCTCGCGCGACTTGCGGACCTCACTCCAAAGAGCATCGTCGCCGAGCTCGATCGTTACATAGTCGGACAGTCCGACGCCAAGAAATCCGTGGCGATTGCCCTGCGCAACCGCTGGCGTCGCCAGCGCGCGCCCGAATCCATTCGCGACGAGATCTCGCCCAACAACATCATCCTCGTCGGACCCACCGGTGTGGGGAAGACGGAGATCGCGCGGCGTCTTGCAAAGCTTGCGGGCGCGCCGTTCATCAAGGTCGAGGCGTCGAAGTTCACCGAGGTGGGCTACGTCGGCCGCGACGTCGAGTCCATGGTGCGCGACCTGGTCGAGAGCGCGATCAACATGGTGCGTAGCGAGCGTGAGGCGGAGGTGGAGGATCTGGCGCACGACCGCGTTGACGACCGGCTGCTCGAGCTCCTGCTGCCCATTCCCGCGGACAAGAAATCGGCGACCGCGCCCGAAGCCGCGTCCGGTGGCGACGCACCGATATTCCTCGTCTCATCGAGCGGCAACGTCTCGCCGGAGATGGATGTCGAGCACGAGCGTTACAAGCGAACCCGTGACAAGCTCAGGCAGCTTCTTCTCGACGGCCAGCTCGAGGGGCGTGAAATAGAGGTCGAGGTCGCGCAGCACGCTCCGATGATGTTCGACATGATGGTGCCGCAGGGCGCGCCGGAAGGAATGGAGAATTTCTCCGACATGCTTCAGGACATGCTCCCGAAGCGGACGAAGAAGCGCTCTGTGAAAGTCTCCGAGGCGCGACGCATTCTGCTCGAGCAGGAGCTGGACAAGCTGATTGATGAGGAGGATGTCACCGGGGACGCGCTCGAGCGTGTGGAGCAGATGGGAATCATCTTCCTCGACGAGATAGACAAGATCGCCGGCGAGCGCTCGGCAGGCGGCGGGCCCGACGTCTCGCGCGAGGGAGTTCAGCGCGACCTGCTGCCGATCGTGGAAGGGTCAAACGTCCAGACCAAGTACGGCATGGTGAAGACGGATCACGTTCTCTTCGTCGCGGCGGGCGCGTTCCACGTGTCGAAGCCGAGCGATCTCATCCCCGAGTTACAGGGCCGCTTTCCGATCCGCGTCGAGCTCAAGCCGCTCAATGAGGCCGACTTCGTGCGCATCATGACCGAGCCCGAGAACGCTCTTACCAAGCAGTACGGCGCGCTCGTCGAGGCGGAGGGGGCGAAGCTGATATTCACCGAGGATGGAATCGCCGAAATCGCGCGCATCGCCGCACACGTGAACGACAGAATGGAGAACATCGGCGCGCGCCGCCTGCACACCGTGATGACTACGCTGCTCGAAGACGTGATGTATGATCTTCCCGACAAGGGAGTGGGCGAAATCACGGTGGATCGCGCGCTCGTCATCGACCGGCTCAAGGCGATCGTCGAGGACGAGGATCTGAGGCGGTATATTCTCTAGCCCGGCAACCCGCACACTACATGAGCGCAGAGAACCATCGCGATTTTCTCGCGATCCCCGACTATTCGCGTGAAGAGCTGATCGGCCTTTTCGACCTCGCCGAGCGCATGCGCGCTGGCGAATACAAGGACAAGCCGCTCGCCGGGAAGTCGCTGGCGATGATCTTCATGAAGTCGTCCACGCGCACGCGTGTGTCGTTCGAGGTCGGCGCGTGGCAGCTCGGCGGGCATGCGCTGTTCCTCTCGCCACGCGACGTTCAGCTCGGCCGCGGCGAACCGATCGCGGACACTGCGCGAGTGCTGTCGCGCTACGTGGACGGGATCATGATCCGCACGTTCGCTCACGCCGAGGTGGAAGAGCTGGCGAGGTATGCGACGGTGCCGGTGATCAACGGGCTCACCGATCTGCTGCACCCCTGCCAGATCCTCGCCGACATCCTCACCATCCGGCAGCACCTCGGCGGTCTCGATGGCCGCAAGGTCGCGTGGATCGGCGATGGCAACAACATGGCGAACTCGTGGATCAACGCCGCGTATCGCCTGGGATTCGATCTCACTCTCGCGTGTCCCCAGGGATACGATCCCGACGATTCGCTCCTCGCGCGCGCGCAGTCGGTGGCGAACGTGCGCGTGGTGCGCGATCCCGCGGAAGCGGCGGATGGTGCAGACGTGGTGAATACCGACGTGTGGGCGTCCATGGGTCAGGAAGACGAACAGGCAATTCGCGAAAAAGCGTTCAAGGGTTACATCGTGGATGCGGCGCTGATGAGGCGCGCGAAGCCGGAGGCGATCTTTCTGCATTGCCTGCCCGCGCACCGCGGCGAGGAAGTGGCCGCCGATGTGATTGACGGACCGCAGAGCGTAGTGTGGGACGAGGCGGAGAACCGCCTGCATGTCCAGAAGGCGGTCATGGCGAATACGATGGGCGGCGTGGCGCTTTAGCATCCATCCGGCACGCCTCATGCAATTTCGATGGGCATGCCCGCATCACACAAGAAACTCGAGGAGTTCGACAAGCTCATCGAGGGAATCGAGACCGCCATGTTCACCACGAGGCGGCATGACGGCCACCTCGTCTCGCGCCCGATGGAGACGCAGAAGCGCATCAGCGGCGCCGATCTCTGGTTCGTGACCGATGCCGAAACGCGCAAGCTCGATGAGCTGCTGCGTGATCCGCACGTGAACTGCTCGTACTTCAACAACAAGTCGCGCGAGTGGGTGTCCGTGAGCGGCGTCGCGCACATCAGTCGCGACCGGAAGCGGATTCGAGACCTGTACCAGCCGGAATGGAAGGCATGGTTCGACGACGAGGGCGGACGGCGGGACGGCGGCCCCGACGACCCGCGCATCGCCCTGATCCTGGTCGAAGCCGATTCCGTAGTGTACTTGAAGAACGACAAGCCCCGCCCGCTCATCCTCTGGGAAGTTCTCAAAGGGATGGTCACCGGCTCGACCCCGGACGCCGGGGAGATCCGGCACATCGGCGGCGGCGAGCTGGCCGACCGGTAGCCTCGGCCGGACCGAGGCCCCGGCGGGCGTCCGCCGTCCTGCGGGGACTCCCCACCGCCCGCCGGCCCTGCCATATTGACTGGCCGGGGGCGAGTCGGCCCCGACCCACAGCCGGAGCCCCAGAAAGATGGCGCAAGCCGAACTCACGGAAACACTTAAGCGCACCCCGCTGACCGAGACACACACCGCGCTCGGCGCCAAGCTCGTCCCCTTCGCCGGCTATCTCATGCCGGTTCAGTACCCTTCCGGAATCACCGCCGAGCACAATGCCGTGCGCCGGCACGCGGGCCTCTTCGACGTCAGCCACATGGGCGAGTTCATCGTGACCGGCGCGGGTGCGATGGACTTCGTGAACTACGTCACGACGAACGACGTCGCCGCCCTCGCAATCGGCCAGGCGCACTACTCGACCATCCTCAACGACCGCGGAACGATCGAGGACGACTGCCTCGTCTATCGCTCCGAAGACCGGATCATGATGGTGGTGAACGCGTCCAACGCAGCCAAGGACTTCGCGCACATCTCGGAGCACCTCGACAGGTTCGATGCTGCTCTCGAGGACGTTAGCGACGCCACCGCGCTTCTTGCGCTTCAGGGACCGAAGGCGGCGGAAATTCTCCAGCGCCACACCGGCACCGACCTCTCGGCGATCAAGTACTACCACTTCGCGTTCGGCACGGTTGCCGGTATCGGTGGAATTCTCATCTCGCGCACCGGCTACACCGGCGAAGACGGCTTCGAGCTGTACTTCGCCAACGAGAACGCCATCGCTGTGTGGAACGCGCTCACCGAGAGTGGCGAGGTGATGCCTGCCGGGCTCGGGTGCCGCGACTCGCTGCGCCTGGAGATGGGGATGGCGCTCTACGGCAATGACATTGACGACACAGTCACGCCGCTCGAGGCCAACCTCCAGTGGCTGGTGAAGCTGAAGAAGGGTGAATTCGTCGGCCGCGACGCCCTCCTGAAGCAGAAGGAGGAGGGGGTTCCGCGAAAGCTCATTGGATTCGTCGCGCGGGAGCGGTGTTTCCCGCGCCACGGGTATCCCGTGTTCGTGAACGGAAGCCCGAGCGGCGAGGTGCGAAGCGGGACGATGAGTCCGTCTCTCAACATTCCGATCGGCACCGCGTACGTGCCGACCGCCAGCGCCGGTCCCGGTTCGACTCTCCAGATCGAGATCCGCGGCAAGCGCATCGCGGCGACCGTCGGGAAGATGCCGTTCTACAAGGATGGTACGCATCTCTAGCATGCGTGTCGCGATTCTGACCGTGTCGGATTCGGTGGTCGCCGGCGAGCGCGACGACACGTCGGGCGCGGCGATACTCGACTGGTGCGCGAAGCGCGGCGCCGCGGTCGTCCATCATGAGCGCGCCGCCGACGAGACGTCGGTGATCGCACCGATGCTGGCAACGTGGTGCGACTCGGGCGACGTGGATCTCATTCTCACGACGGGCGGCACCGGTCTCGCGCCGAGGGATGTGACGCCGGAGGCGACACTGGCGGTGATCGAGCGCGAGGCGCAGGGGATAGCGGAATTTCTGCGGGCATCGAGCTTCGCGAGCTTCCCGAGGGCCGCGCTGTCGCGAGGCATGGCGGGAGTACGCGCCGGGACGCTGGTCATCAACCTTCCTGGCTCGCCCGGCGGCGTGCGCGACGCGCTTTCGGCTCTCGAGCCGATCGTGGATCACGCCATTGATGTTCTCACGGGGAAAGTGACGCGTCACGACGCGCCTGCGGAGAGCGAGGCAAAGTGAAGGCGCTGATCACGCTGACCGACGTGGAGTGCGCGGTGCGCCTCAACGCGGGACTCGAGCAGTCGGGCGTCGAGACGGTGATGGTGTCGCCACTCGATGACATCCGGCGTGAGATCAAGCGCGCAAAGCCCGACACCATCGTTTTCACCGGTGGAATCGCCGACCCGAACGTCGTCCAGCTCGTGCGCGAGCAATTGTGGGATGGCGTGTCGGTGATCGGTCTCGCTGACGTGGACGACAACGAGCTTCGCGAACGGCTGCGGTCGATCGGGTTCGTGGATGTGTACGCCAAGCCCGTCTCGACGCAGGATCTGCTCGACATTGTGCGGCGGTCACTCGACAGACAGCGCCTGGTGAAGGCGACCGGACTCATCGGCCAGTCGGATGCGATCCGCGAAGTGCTGGTGAAGATCGAGCAGATGGCGCCGGTGTCGAGCACGGTGATGATCGAGGGCGAGAGCGGGACGGGGAAGGAGCTTGTCGCGCGCGGCATTCACCGCCTGAGTCCGCGGCGCAGCAAGCCATTCATCGCGGTCAACGTCGGCGCGCTGGCGGAGACGCTGGTGGAGAGCGAGCTGTTCGGCCACGAGAAGGGTGCGTTTACCGGCGCCGCGGAACGTCGGCTCGGGAGATTCGAGCTTGCCAACGGCGGTACGATCTTCCTCGACGAGATCGGTGAGATTCCGTCCGCGACTCAGGTAAAGCTGTTGCGTGTGCTCGAGGAGCGGGAGCTGACGCGCGTGGGCGGTGTGACTCCCATCAAGGTGGACGTGCGCGTGGTAGCTGCGACCAACCAGCCGTTGCGACAGCGCGTGGAGGAAGGACTGTTTCGCCCCGACCTGTATTACCGGCTCAACGTGCTGAGCATGTATCTGCCCCCGCTCCGTGACCGGCCTGACGACATTCCCATCCTGATCCGCCAGTTCGTGAAGGACTATTCGGCGCAGCACGACCGGCCGTTCCACGGAATCTCCGCCGAGGCGATGCAGATACTCGTGGGTTATTCGTGGCCGGGGAATGTGCGCGAGCTGCGCAATCTGGTGGAGAGCATGGTGGTGCTTGCGCCCGGGCGTGAGATCACGGCGGGGGACATTCCGCGTGAGATCAGGGAAGGAGGTGGCGGCCGTTTTCTGCCGGTGCGTGTCGGGCCAGTGCTGCGCGGCTCGATGGCGGCGAGTGGGAGGGAGATGGAGTTCATCGTGCGCAGTCTGGTCGAGCTTAAGCTTCAGATCGAGGAGTTGAGATCGCGGGTGAACGAGATGGGCGCGTCTCGGCAGATTCTGGCAGACGGTGGAGCGCAGGCAGGGCAGGCGGCGCGGCGCGTGATTGCAAGCAACGGGTCTCTGGCGGCAGAGCCTGTGGAAAATTCTGCGCGGATAGGTGCGCTGGAGCCGAGGGATGCCGGGCCGTCGCCGGCGGTCGTGACGATCACTCCGGGCATGACAATGGCGGAGATCGAGAAGGTGGCGATAACTGCCGCATTGGCTGAAACGAAGGGCAACCGAAGGAAGGCGGCCGAGCTTCTCGGTATCGGGGAGCGGACCATGTACCGGAAGTTGCGGGACTACGGCATTCCTTCACGTTGATTTTCTTGATAAAAGGGTATGCCCGTTGAATATTGATTCCCGTTTCTCGCGGGTCAGGCCGGGCCATCATTTCCCAGGGTACCATTGACGTCACCGATAGCGGGCAGTGTTCTCCCGATCAAGCGTGCGGAAGAGCTTATTCTCACGCTGCCTGGTGTGATTTCGGCGCGGATAATCGCGGGGGACAGCGGGGCCATAGATCAGATCCATGTGCTTGCGACTTCGGAGGTGACGCCGAAGCAGATGGTGCGGAACATCGAGAGCGCGCTGATCGCGCATTTAGCGATGCGTATTGACCACCGGAAGATTTCGGTGGCGACGACGAACGAGACCAAGCCGAAGTTGCTTGAGCCGGAGTCCAAGCCATCGGCGCCGGTGCAGGCGGGGGTCGTTGAGGGCCAGCAGTCGGGAGCCTCAGCGCCGCGCACCGGACCATTCGCTCGGCGGTTCTATTTCGAGGATGTGGAGGTTCGGGGCTCGCGTTCGAAGGGTCTTTCGTGCCGTGTGACGTTGCGGAAGGGGAGCGCGTCATATATCGGGGAAGCTCTCGGAATCGAGGGTGACCGTTCGCGTGTGGAGTTGGCGGCGAGGGCGACATTGCTGGCGATTGCCGACGCGGACAACAGGGAAGGTCAGCTGGGAGTTCAGGGAGTGAAGGTGTTCGACGCGTTCGAGCGGACGTTCGTGTTTGTGGCGGTGAGCGTGCGGTCGGGGCGTGAGAACAAGGTATTGACGGGGAGTGTCGAGATGCGCGAGAGCGCGGAGAGCGCTGGGGTGCTGGCGGTACTCGATGCGACGAACAGGTGGATCGAGCACAACTGACAATACGAATTAGCGGTATGAGCCGCGTGAAGAAATTGAAGTTGCTGTTTCACCCTTTAGCAGGGTACACAACGGATTAATAAACCCCCTCCCTCAGAAATGAGCGGAGTCGAGCGGGCAAGACATTTTTTGAGCTGAGCCAACCGATTGCGTGATGAAGCGAGCGCTGATTCACGACAGACGTTACGGGAGGTGACGCAAAATGGCATTTCTTGCTGCTCTGATCGATGGGATCCTGTCACTGGCAGATCACCAGATTTGGACATGATCTGAGGAGCGGGGGGTTTCTCTCTACTATGTTCGACCGAATCCGGGTTTACGTCATTGGCTTAGTAGCGCTTGCGTGCGCGACTGCAGGTTGGGTTTACTGGATAAACCCAATCCCGACGTGGCCATTGGCGCGAGCCGCGATTCTGTTCGCCGTTCTGTCGTGCGTGTCCGGCATGCTGGCATACAAGAAGGCCGCCAAGAGCGAAGCTGGCAGCATTGCATTCCTTCCCATGTTGGCGTCCGTTATGGTATCGCCCAATTGGCTGACTGTATTGGCGGTCGCCATCGCGACCACGGTCGTTGAAATCACGAGTAAGCGGGTAGCGTTAAAGGCTACTTTCAACGTAGCGCAGGCCGTCCTGTGGGTGGCTGCGGCAGTCCTCGTTTATCTCAGCCTGGGCGGCACGCCGCTTGTCTCCGCTGGTCTTCGCGTGAACTACCCCGCATTCATCGCGGCGCTTGCAGTTTTTGCGACTTTCAATTCCACGGCTGTTGCCGGCGCAATCGCTATAAGCGAGAAGCAGCCCTTCGTTCAGGTGTGGTGGTCACGTTTGCGTGCGACATTCGTATACGACCTGTTTGCACTTCCGTTCGTATATCTCTTCGCACTCTGTTACGTCTACTGGGGACTCCTAGGTGCACTGGGCTTCTTTATTCTGGCGCTTGGGCTGCGTCAGCTCTACAAGGTGAACTCGCAGCTCGAGCAGACGAATCAAGAATTACTTCAGCTCATGGTTGCTGCAATCGAGGCACGTGATCCGTACACCTCCGGACACTCACGCAGAGTTGCGTGTAACGCTCGTCTGATTGCGCAAGCCATCGGCCTCCGGGATAAGCAGGTCGAACGCGTGGCAATCGCCGCGCTGCTGCACGATGTTGGCAAGATTCATGAGGTGTTTGCACCTATTCTCAGTAAGCCGGGTCGCCTAACGGCCGAGGAAAATGCAATCATGCAGACTCATCCGATCAAGAGTGAAGAACTTGTTCGGACCGTCTCACAGCTGAGCGATGTTGTTGCTCCGATTAGACATCATCACGAAAACTGGGATGGTACAGGATATCCGGACGGCCTGATTGGCCACAATATCCCCGTCGCGAGCCGTATCATCAT
Above is a window of Gemmatimonadaceae bacterium DNA encoding:
- the gcvT gene encoding glycine cleavage system aminomethyltransferase GcvT; this translates as MAQAELTETLKRTPLTETHTALGAKLVPFAGYLMPVQYPSGITAEHNAVRRHAGLFDVSHMGEFIVTGAGAMDFVNYVTTNDVAALAIGQAHYSTILNDRGTIEDDCLVYRSEDRIMMVVNASNAAKDFAHISEHLDRFDAALEDVSDATALLALQGPKAAEILQRHTGTDLSAIKYYHFAFGTVAGIGGILISRTGYTGEDGFELYFANENAIAVWNALTESGEVMPAGLGCRDSLRLEMGMALYGNDIDDTVTPLEANLQWLVKLKKGEFVGRDALLKQKEEGVPRKLIGFVARERCFPRHGYPVFVNGSPSGEVRSGTMSPSLNIPIGTAYVPTASAGPGSTLQIEIRGKRIAATVGKMPFYKDGTHL
- a CDS encoding HD-GYP domain-containing protein, whose product is MLAYKKAAKSEAGSIAFLPMLASVMVSPNWLTVLAVAIATTVVEITSKRVALKATFNVAQAVLWVAAAVLVYLSLGGTPLVSAGLRVNYPAFIAALAVFATFNSTAVAGAIAISEKQPFVQVWWSRLRATFVYDLFALPFVYLFALCYVYWGLLGALGFFILALGLRQLYKVNSQLEQTNQELLQLMVAAIEARDPYTSGHSRRVACNARLIAQAIGLRDKQVERVAIAALLHDVGKIHEVFAPILSKPGRLTAEENAIMQTHPIKSEELVRTVSQLSDVVAPIRHHHENWDGTGYPDGLIGHNIPVASRIIMFADTIDAMTTDRPYRAALSEAQVRAEFVKLRGRQFDPHICDKLLDNPIYPRLFDQDVPLAPAIAEQDRRNRTSATPLLAG
- a CDS encoding MogA/MoaB family molybdenum cofactor biosynthesis protein, whose product is MRVAILTVSDSVVAGERDDTSGAAILDWCAKRGAAVVHHERAADETSVIAPMLATWCDSGDVDLILTTGGTGLAPRDVTPEATLAVIEREAQGIAEFLRASSFASFPRAALSRGMAGVRAGTLVINLPGSPGGVRDALSALEPIVDHAIDVLTGKVTRHDAPAESEAK
- a CDS encoding sigma-54 dependent transcriptional regulator, which gives rise to MKALITLTDVECAVRLNAGLEQSGVETVMVSPLDDIRREIKRAKPDTIVFTGGIADPNVVQLVREQLWDGVSVIGLADVDDNELRERLRSIGFVDVYAKPVSTQDLLDIVRRSLDRQRLVKATGLIGQSDAIREVLVKIEQMAPVSSTVMIEGESGTGKELVARGIHRLSPRRSKPFIAVNVGALAETLVESELFGHEKGAFTGAAERRLGRFELANGGTIFLDEIGEIPSATQVKLLRVLEERELTRVGGVTPIKVDVRVVAATNQPLRQRVEEGLFRPDLYYRLNVLSMYLPPLRDRPDDIPILIRQFVKDYSAQHDRPFHGISAEAMQILVGYSWPGNVRELRNLVESMVVLAPGREITAGDIPREIREGGGGRFLPVRVGPVLRGSMAASGREMEFIVRSLVELKLQIEELRSRVNEMGASRQILADGGAQAGQAARRVIASNGSLAAEPVENSARIGALEPRDAGPSPAVVTITPGMTMAEIEKVAITAALAETKGNRRKAAELLGIGERTMYRKLRDYGIPSR